CGGTCACCGCCTGGCGCATCATCGCCGCGCAGACCATCGACGCCCGGATTGCCGAGCTGATCGACAGCAAGGCCGGGTTGGCGGCGCGGGCGCTGGACGGGTCGGATGAGGAGATCTCCTCCTCCGTCGACGTGCAGTTGGAAGCGCTGGTGGCGCTGTTGACCGAGGCGTTGGCGGAGCCGGCCTAACCCGGGAAATCCACGATCGGATCGTGGTGGTGCTGATCATAGGGAGCCGGCCCGTGGCCGGTCGCCCGCGCGGCGAGCATCGCGGCGTACTGCTCGCGCGGGGTCGGGACCGCGAAGTGGGCGTAGGCCTCCTGCGGGCTCCACACCTTGGGGTCCGTGGCGGGCACCTCGAACATGATCGGGGCGACGATCGGCACGGTCAGCGGGGAGAACTTGGCCAGCACCGCCAGCTGCAGGCGTCGGTTCAGGGACAGCGCCTTGACCACCACCTTGACCTGGGCGGTGACCGCGAGGTCGACGGCCCTGGACTGCTCCAGGCCGGAAAGTTCCCGCATCCATGCCGGGAACGTGGCGATCACGGCCCGCCGGATCACCGCGGAGATCGGCTTCGCCACCAGATTCGGGACCACGCCGTCCAGGAACCGCGAGGTCGCGTCGAGCAGGAAGTTCATCATGTCCTTGGCGACGTCCGACCCCACCAGGCGCGGTCGGTAGGCCTCGAAGTACGCGGCGACGCCATCCCGGGTCAGCGGAACCGTGGCCGGGTCGATGGTCTGGAAATGCGCCGCGATCGCGCACTCGCGCCAGTACTGCGCCTCCCGGGCCGCGGACAGCTTGCCCGGCCCGAACACCTCGTAGGTGTAGAGGATCGAGTGCCAGGCGGTGAGGTGAATCCACAACTGTGAGTCGGGGTCGTTGGCGTCGAACTGCCCACCGGTGACCGGTTCCGGCCCGACCGATCGACCGTGGATCTTCGCCAATGTCTCGGCAGCCTTGAGAACTGACTGCGCGTCACCGAACTTGACGGTGGCGAAATACTGCATGGTGCGGTCGTAGCGCAGCTGCGTGCGCTGTTTGACCTGACCGCTGTGCGCCACCGAGGCGACCAGGAACGGGTCGAGCTCTTCGATCACCACCGAGCGCAGGAACCCCAGCACCACCGAGGTGGGGTAGGACCACACTTTCCAGGTCACCGAACCGGGACCGAAGAACCCGTTGTCGCGATGGGGACGGATGTCGGTTGGCTTGCGCAGGTGCAGATCCACGGAAGGTCCTCTCGCCGGACGCCAGGCCGCGTGCGGCACACGCTACGACCACCCCTCTGCTGTGGAGGTTGGGGTTCTTTAGTGTCGAATAAGAGACCGACGGTCTGAAATGGTGGGACGGAGAGACGATGAACGAGAAGTGGACCGAGAGCCACATCCCCGACCAGCGCGGCCGGGTCGCGGTGATCACCGGGGCCAACACCGGGTTGGGCTTCGACACCGCTCGCGCGCTCGCCGCGCACGGGGCCACCGTGGTGCTGGCCGTACGGGACACGGAGAAGGGCAAGCAGGCGGCCGAGCGGATCACCGCTGCCGCGTCCGGCACGGACGTCTCCGTGCAGCAACTCGACCTGAGCTCGCTCGCCTCGGTGCGCACTGCCGCCGAGGAGTTGCGCTCTCGGTTCGCCGCCATCGATCTGCTGATCAACAACGCCGGCGTGATGTATACGCCCCGTCAGAACACCGCGGACGGTTTCGAGCTGCAGTTCGGCACCAACCACCTCGGGCATTTCGCGCTCACCGGCCTGGTGCTCGATCGGATGACGGCGGTGCCCGGTGCGCGAGTGGTGACGGTGAGCAGTGTCGGCCACCGCATTCGGGCCCGGATCCACTTCGAGGACCTGCAGTGGGAGCGCTCCTACGACCGATTGCAGGCCTACGGCCAGTCCAAGTTGGCCAACCTGCTGTTCACCTACGAACTACAGCGCCGGCTCGCCGCGGCCGGTGCCCCCACGCTCGCCGTCGCCGCCCACCCGGGTTTCTCCAACACCGAACTGGCCCGGAATTCACCGGTGGTGCTGCGGGCGTTGGTGCCCCTCGGGCGGGTCCTCGCGCAGTCCCCGGCGCAGGGGGCGCTGCCCACGCTGCGGGCCACCACCGACCCAGCCGTGCTCGGCGGGCAGTACTACGGGCCCGACGGTCCGGGTGAGCTCAGGGGTGCCCCGCGTGTGGTGAAATCCAGCGCCCAGTCACACGACGCGGCGCTCCAGCAGCGGCTGTGGGCGGTTTCGGAGGAGCTGACCGGCGTGCAGTTCCCGGTCTGAAATACAGATCAGCTACCGGTCCACTTCGGGGCGCGCTTCTCGGCGAACGCGATCGCGCCCTCGCGGGCGTCGTTGGAGGTGAACACCGGCGGCAGCAGCGGCCCCTGGTACGACCAGCCCTCCTCGACGTTGTGCTCGGTGGCGAAGTCGAGGATCTGCTTGGTGGCGGTCAGCGCCAGCGGCCCGTTCGGGGTGATGCGCGCGGCCAGCGCGAGCGCACCCTCCAGGGCGCCGCCCTCGGGCACGAGTTGGTTGACCAGGCCGTGGCGGTGCGCGACCTCGGCGGTCAGCGGGTCACCGGTGAGGGCGAGTTCGTAGGCAATGGCCGGCGGGATGCGGCGCGGCAGGCGCAACAGGCCACCGGCACCGGCGACCAGGCTGCGTTTGACCTCGGGGATGCCGAACTTCGCCGTCTCTGCCGCGACGATGAGCGGACAGGTCAGGGCGATCTCGCAACCGCCGGCCAGCGCCCAGCCCTCCACCGCGGCGATCAGCGGCTTGGTCGGCGGGTTGCTGCACAGCCCGGCGAACCCGCGCCCCGGGATGGTCACGACCTCGCCGGCCACGAACGCCTTGAGGTCCATGCCCGCGCAGAACGTGCCACCGGCGCCGGTGATGACCCCGACCACGAGGTCCTCGCGGGCATCGAGTTCGTCCATCGCCGCCGCGATGCCCTCGGCGACCGCGCGGTTGACCGCGTTGCGCGCCTCGGGCCGGTTGATGGTGACAATCTGCACGCCGTCGCGCTGTTCGGTGCTGACCACGGCTGCCATGCCTGTGTGCCTCCCTGCCCGCGTCGAACCGCTGTCGGCGCGGGTTCACCCTAGGCGGCGACTAGTTCGCCCCGTGCACGGCGGCCATCAGTAACCATCAACGCATCGAGGGCGCAACGTTCTGTGCCGCCGATTGATTGCGCCGGGCGGCCGGTAGCCGGGAGAGCACCGGCCGCGTGTGGGTCTTCGGGCTCGGTGCCGACGAGGGCCGCCGGGCCAGCCACAGCCCGAGTCCGGCCAGGGCCAGACCGGGCACGGCGGTCGGGGAGACCGGTGTGCCCAGAATGGGCCAGGCCGCCAGCGCGGTGACCGCGGGAACCAGGAACAGCAGGCTGCTCGCGCGGGTGGCGCCGCGTTGGGCGATCAGCGCGAAGAACAGCAACGGCCCGCCGATGCCGGGCACGAGGGTGATCCAGGCCTGTGCGGCGATTGCCGTTGTGGTGAGAGGAATCGACAGCGACCCGCTCAGCGGTGCCCATACCGCCATCACCGCGGCCGCAGCGGTCAGTTCGGTGGCGGCCAAGGCAGCCGGGCCGGCGCTGGTGCGTAGTCGGCCCTGCAGCAGGGTTCCGGCGGACAGGCCGAGCAGGCCCAGCAACGTCCAGGACAACGCCGCGACGGTGGGCGGTCGCCCGACCCGGTCGCCCAGGGTGACCACGACGCCGACCACCCCCAGCCCGATGCCGGCCCAGCGCCGCGGGGTGAGGCGGTCCCAGCCCAACGCCGCGCCGCCCGCGGCCACCAACAACGGCGATGAGCAGCCGATCAGCGCGGTGGTGCCCGCGGGCGTGCCCTCGGCCATGCCGGTGTACAGACCGCCGAACTGCACGGTGAACAACAGCACGCCGACCAGGGCCACGGATCGCAGTTCTCGCGCCCCGCGGGGCCAGCGCTCCGCACGCCTACCGGCCAGCACCGTCAACACCGCGGCGCCGAGGACGAACCGCCAGAAGTTGGCGGTGAGTGGCGCGATGCTGCGCGCGGCGAGCGCTCCGCCGACGTAGCCGCTGGTCCACACAACGACGAACAGGGCGCCGAGGCGATCGATCTGTAACGACTTCATGCGTTACACCTTGCAAGGCTTGTCGTAACGTGTCAAGTCGTTACACTGGGATCATGACGGAGTTCCGCACGGGCAACGGCGCCGACTGGTTGGATTTCCTGTCCACCGAGTTGGGGCGCTACCGGTCGGTCAAGACCGAGATGTTGGCCGACCCGGCGGCCCTGCACGCCTGGCTGGCCGAGCACGGCATGGAGCCGGCCGGTGCCGTCACCGCCGCCGATGTCGAAACGGCCCGGAAACTACGTGAGGCCCTGCACCGCCTCACCGCCGCGACCCTGCGCGGGGAGCAACCGGCGCGGGCGGACCGACGGATCGTGCAGCAGGCGCTGGCCGCCGACCAGCCGCTGCGGCTGCGCTTATCCGGAGCGCTGGGTCTCCAGCGGCCCGCCAACGCGTCGGTAGCGCTCGGTCACTTGGCCCGCCAAGCCGTGGCCGACCTGACCGGTCCGAACCTGGCACGCCTGCACGCCTGCGGCGACGACACCTGCTCTGCGATCTACCTCGACCACACCGGGCGGCGACGCTGGTGTTCGGACGAGCGGTGCGGGGTGCGCCTGCGGGTGCGCGCGCATCGAGCCCGGCAACGTGAAGCTGACGGATCCTCAGTTGGTTAGTGGGTCAGCCAGGCGCGCACCGCGGCAGCCTGCTCCGGGGGAGTGATACCGGCGACATGAGCGGCGAGGTCGGCGATGCTCACCTCGGCCAGCGCCCCGCGCCAGGCTGTCTCGGCCTTCGCCATCACCGCGGCAACGGCGCACATCTCGACGCACTCGTCCGGTTCGGCCCCGAACGGGCCGTTGCGCCGGATCTCCGTGCAGCGGAACGCCGGCTCGCTTCCCTCAACGGCCAGCACTACATCGAGCACGCTGATCTGTTCCGCCGGGCGATCGAGCGCATAGCCGCCGACCCGACCCTCGGTGGAGGTGACCAGACCGGCGCGGGAGAGTGCTTGCAAGCTCTTCGCCAGATACGTCCGGGAGACGCCGTGAAACTCGGCAAGACGCTGGGCCGAAACCGGACCATCGGCGCGACTGAGCACCACGCAGCAGTGGATCGCCCATTCGACCCCGGCGGCCAGTTTCATGCGGGTCAGCATAACGCGGATGACATCTGTCCGCGATTATGCTAATCTAGGTTAGAAGTTATCCACGTTTGAGGAGGAGCCATGAAGATCGCCGTCGCAGGTGCCACCGGTTTGGTCGGCAGCCAGGTCACCGCGTTGGCCCGGGCGCAGGGGCACGAGGTCGTCGAACTGGCCCGCAGCACCGGTTTCGACCTGCTCAACCCCGACGGGCGCCTGCGGGGGGCGCTGGTCGGCGTGGACGCGGTCGTGGACGTGACATCCAGTCCGTCGGTCGATGGTGCGGAGGCTGAGACGTTCTTCACCACGGTCGCGGAGAACCTGGGTCGGGCGGCCGCCGCGGCCGGGGTGCAGCGCACCGTGGTGCTCTCCATCGTCGGCACCGACCTCAGCCCGGACTTCGGGTACTACGTGGCCAAGGTCGCCCAGGAGCAGGCCTATCGGGCGCACGCGCCGGGCGTGCTGATCGTGCGCGCGACGCAATTCCACGAGTTCGCCATTCAGGCCATCGACTGGTACCGGCAGGGTGACGTCGTCTACGCCCTCGACGCCCCGACGCAGCCGGTCGCGACCGCGGAGATCGCCGTGTTGCTGGTGTCCGCGGCGGTGGGCGAAGTGGCCGGCGACGTCGACCTCGCGGGGCCGAAGGCCGAACACATGGTCGACCTCGTCGAACGGGTCATCGAACGCCGCGGGCTGAATCTGAAGGTGGAAACGGCGCCGACGCCGCAGAGCATGATGGACGGGTCGATGCTGCCCGGTCCGGGCGCGCTGCTGCGCGGGCCCGACTGGCAGACGTGGTTCGACCAGCAGTGAGCGTGTCCTGCCCCGTGGCGCCGGTCCGGCTCATCCGCGCCCTACCGTGGACGGGTGTCGATCCGGTGCACACGGGTGCGCAGTGTCCTCGCGATGAGTCTGCTGGGGTTGCTCGCCGGCTGCGCGACCGCGACGGACACCTCGACGCTGCCTGACGAGGCCATCGGGGTGGGGGCTCTCGCGGCCCAGTGCGACAGCCCGGCTCCGCTGCCGAACCCGACGCCGGCACCGGTCGGGCAGCCGCCGCCGACCCCCCGTCCCGACGGGTTCTACGACCCGACGGACCCCGCACCACCGGGGTTGGTCGCCGCGGGCTACACGGTGATCTGGTACTTGCCCGGTGCGCCGTCCGGCGTGCTTCTCACCCTGCGCTCGCTGGTCTCCCACCTGCGTACGCTCGACGGCTTCGTCAAGGTGGTCGCCGCGCCCGGCAGCCCGTTGATGTTCCCGTCCGAGAAGAACCTGGTGTTCGACCGCCTGGTTGCCGGGACCGAGGTGCAACAGACCTGCGGGCAGGTGGCTCAAGACGTGGTGATGCGGTTCATGGAGATCGGGGTGCCCACCGCGGCACCGACGGACAACCCGGCCGGCACCAGCGCCGCCTGACCCGTACTCGCTACACCAGCTGCAGCAGCCACACGAACAGTCCGACCAGCACCACGAAAATCGGGATCTGGATCGCATAGCGACGGGCGATCTCCCGCTCCCGGCGGTGGTAGTCCCGCCAGAAAGCCTCGATCTCCTCGGGGTCGCTCACCGACCGCGGTCCCTTCTCGCATCCCACGGAGCGCTCGACGTGCCCGCTCGAGGATACGTGCGGGATCGCGGCCCCGCGCGGCGAACGCGAATCGCGCACCGTTATCGAATTGCATCCGCCGGCGCGTTCAGCTTGCCGTTGGTTGGCCGAAATGTCCGGGTTTTTTCATCTTGTCCGCCCAATATCGACGCCAGGACTGCCGCGTCGCGCTGTCGCTGTGCAAGCTCCGCAGGCTCTGCACGTCGTGTGGTCCGCACCTAATTAACGGACCCGACCGGAGCTTCAGAACGAGGAGCGCGTGTGAGGTACCTCAGCAGAACGAGACCGCTGGTGGCCGTGGTGCCACTGCTGGCGAGCACGGCGCTGGTGCTCGCCGCATGTGGCAGTGGTTCCAGCAACAACGCGGTGGCGCAGCATCCGGCGACCGCCGCGAAGGCGGCACCCGCGGCGGCGGTTCCGGCCACGGACGGCGCGGCGAGCAAGGCTGCCGCTGTCCCGGCAGCTCCGGCGGCGCCCGCCGCGAAGGCCGCGACCAAGGCGGCCCCGGCGGCGAAGGCCGCCAAGTCGGCTGCCAAGACGGGCACGAAGGCGAGCAAGGCCACCACCGCGAAGGCTGTGGCGGGCTCCGGATCGGCGGGGTCGGACATCAAGTCCATCGACAGCCCCGCCGAGGGGGCGGAGAACACGAAGATCGCCGAGGCGAAGGACGGTGCCACCGACATCGGGGTCACCAAGGACTCGATCAAGATGGGCACCATCTCCATGCACGGCATGGCGTTGGGCAACGTGCTGGTGACCCCGATGGTGAGCGGCATCAACGGCATCATCGATTCGATCAACGACCGCGGCGGCGTCCTGGGCCGCCGCATGTCGCTGACCGACTGCGACGACGGCCCTGGCGAGGTGTCCCGGACCAAGTCCTGCATCAAGAAGCTGGTCGGGGTCGACAAGATCTTCGGGCTGATCAGCATCTCCAGCTGGGGTAGCGCCTCGGTGCACGACGACCTGCACCAGTTCGGTCTACCGGCCTTCGCCGAGTGGGCCTACTCGCAGACCGAGTGGCAGGACCCGTACATGTTCCCCACGCACATGTCGATGATTCACGAGGCCATGGCGGGCGCCCACTGGGCTGCCAACGTCGTCCACCCGAAGACCTACGGGATGATCTGCCTGACCTCCCCGGAGATGCAGCTGGCCTGCAACGAGGTGCAGAAGATCATGGACGCCAGCGGCGCGAAGATGGTCAAGCGGGCCGACGTGTCGATCTCGGAAACCTCGATGTCGGCTTATGTGTTGGCGTTCCGCGCCGCGAACCCCGATCACATCATTCATTACGTGATCAACCCGGCGACCATGGCGAAGTTCATGGTGGAGGCCGCGCAGCAGGGCTACTACCCGCCCATGGGGATTTCCGGTAACCACCTCGCTGCGGAAATCCTGGGCTCGATCTTCGGCAAATGGCCGGTGGGTCGGTACTGGACCAACACCACCTACAAGCTGTGGGGTCCGGAGTTCATTGCCACGATGAACAAGTACGCCCGCGGTAACCAGGGCATCAACCACCACATCGTGCAGGCCGCCTACACCGGTACGGAGATCTTCGCCCGGGCGGCCGAGGCCGTCGGCCCCAACCTCACCCGGCAGCGGGTGATGGCCGAGGAGGACAACGGCACGGTGTGGCAGGCCGATTCCTCGCTGGATCAACGGTTCGCCTATACCCAGCAGGAGCGCACCGGCGACAACTGGAGTCACGACTACGGCCAGGGCCGCGAATTCATGTACAAGTACACATCCACGAACACGGTGTCCAACCCGGACGGTTCGCCGAACGGCTTCCAACCGGACGATAACCAGTTCGTGGTCTACACCTGGAAGTGAGCCGTCTCAGCCGTAGGGCTGATACTCGATCCACTGCCGCCGGGGAGGACCACGGCGCCCGGCGGCAGTGGGAACTTCCACCGTCAGGAGGTTGGGGAGGGCTGCGGCGTCGCCTTGCCGAGCAACTCAGCGCGGCATGCGGTGAGCGCCTTCTGCACCGCCGGGTCGTGCCGATTCAGGTCGGCGAACATCCCGCCGCGATCCTCGGTGGGCGTCGGGCCCGCGGTCGGGTGCATCGGCGGCCGCGGCAGCGTGATGCCGTGATCCTTCATGCACTCGCGGATCCCGGAGCGCTGGTGGTGGCTGAACATCCCGGCGCGGAACCCGCCGGCCGGGCGGTCGGCCTGGCAAGCCTGCCGAGCGGCCTGGAACGCCTGCACCTGCGCCGGATCCAGCTGCCGCCGCAAGCCAGGTGTGGGCCGTGCGGTCGGCCGCTCGGTGGCCCGCGCGATCCCGTGCGCGGCCAGGCACTGTCGGTACTCCGCGAAGGACGCCTTGGTGGCCGTCGGGTGGGAGGCGGCGGCAGGCGCTGCCGCGCTGTGCCCGCCGCCACCTCCTCCGCACCCCGCGACCAGCATCGCCACCGCCGCCACCAGGGCGACGGTGCCGCGGGACTGACGGCGCGTCATGGCGCTCATCCGCTCGGGTACACCGCGGCGATCGCCTTGGCGATCACCTGATGCCCCGTCGGGTTGGGGTGGTCACCGTCCGGCATCAACAGGTTGGTGTCGTCGACAGTGCCCTTGGGACCCTTGAACGCGGTGTAGGTCGACACATAGCTGGCCCCGGTGGCATTCGCGGCCAGCAACAACGCGGAGTTCGTTGAGGCGGTGCAGGCGATCGAGGCGGCCGCGGTCGGCGCGTCGTAGTCCTTCTCCGCGACCGCGCCGTCCTCCATCGAGGCCCAGTAGTCCAGCACCACCACGTGCGCGGTGCGGTTCAACGCCCGGATCTTGCCGATCACCGTGGTGACGTTGTCCTCCACCGCGGTGGCCACTGGGGGATAGGCCTTGGT
The window above is part of the Sporichthyaceae bacterium genome. Proteins encoded here:
- a CDS encoding oxygenase MpaB family protein, translating into MDLHLRKPTDIRPHRDNGFFGPGSVTWKVWSYPTSVVLGFLRSVVIEELDPFLVASVAHSGQVKQRTQLRYDRTMQYFATVKFGDAQSVLKAAETLAKIHGRSVGPEPVTGGQFDANDPDSQLWIHLTAWHSILYTYEVFGPGKLSAAREAQYWRECAIAAHFQTIDPATVPLTRDGVAAYFEAYRPRLVGSDVAKDMMNFLLDATSRFLDGVVPNLVAKPISAVIRRAVIATFPAWMRELSGLEQSRAVDLAVTAQVKVVVKALSLNRRLQLAVLAKFSPLTVPIVAPIMFEVPATDPKVWSPQEAYAHFAVPTPREQYAAMLAARATGHGPAPYDQHHHDPIVDFPG
- a CDS encoding crotonase/enoyl-CoA hydratase family protein, whose product is MAAVVSTEQRDGVQIVTINRPEARNAVNRAVAEGIAAAMDELDAREDLVVGVITGAGGTFCAGMDLKAFVAGEVVTIPGRGFAGLCSNPPTKPLIAAVEGWALAGGCEIALTCPLIVAAETAKFGIPEVKRSLVAGAGGLLRLPRRIPPAIAYELALTGDPLTAEVAHRHGLVNQLVPEGGALEGALALAARITPNGPLALTATKQILDFATEHNVEEGWSYQGPLLPPVFTSNDAREGAIAFAEKRAPKWTGS
- a CDS encoding ABATE domain-containing protein, which codes for MTEFRTGNGADWLDFLSTELGRYRSVKTEMLADPAALHAWLAEHGMEPAGAVTAADVETARKLREALHRLTAATLRGEQPARADRRIVQQALAADQPLRLRLSGALGLQRPANASVALGHLARQAVADLTGPNLARLHACGDDTCSAIYLDHTGRRRWCSDERCGVRLRVRAHRARQREADGSSVG
- a CDS encoding SDR family NAD(P)-dependent oxidoreductase codes for the protein MNEKWTESHIPDQRGRVAVITGANTGLGFDTARALAAHGATVVLAVRDTEKGKQAAERITAAASGTDVSVQQLDLSSLASVRTAAEELRSRFAAIDLLINNAGVMYTPRQNTADGFELQFGTNHLGHFALTGLVLDRMTAVPGARVVTVSSVGHRIRARIHFEDLQWERSYDRLQAYGQSKLANLLFTYELQRRLAAAGAPTLAVAAHPGFSNTELARNSPVVLRALVPLGRVLAQSPAQGALPTLRATTDPAVLGGQYYGPDGPGELRGAPRVVKSSAQSHDAALQQRLWAVSEELTGVQFPV
- a CDS encoding ABC transporter substrate-binding protein, coding for MRYLSRTRPLVAVVPLLASTALVLAACGSGSSNNAVAQHPATAAKAAPAAAVPATDGAASKAAAVPAAPAAPAAKAATKAAPAAKAAKSAAKTGTKASKATTAKAVAGSGSAGSDIKSIDSPAEGAENTKIAEAKDGATDIGVTKDSIKMGTISMHGMALGNVLVTPMVSGINGIIDSINDRGGVLGRRMSLTDCDDGPGEVSRTKSCIKKLVGVDKIFGLISISSWGSASVHDDLHQFGLPAFAEWAYSQTEWQDPYMFPTHMSMIHEAMAGAHWAANVVHPKTYGMICLTSPEMQLACNEVQKIMDASGAKMVKRADVSISETSMSAYVLAFRAANPDHIIHYVINPATMAKFMVEAAQQGYYPPMGISGNHLAAEILGSIFGKWPVGRYWTNTTYKLWGPEFIATMNKYARGNQGINHHIVQAAYTGTEIFARAAEAVGPNLTRQRVMAEEDNGTVWQADSSLDQRFAYTQQERTGDNWSHDYGQGREFMYKYTSTNTVSNPDGSPNGFQPDDNQFVVYTWK
- a CDS encoding DMT family transporter, with translation MKSLQIDRLGALFVVVWTSGYVGGALAARSIAPLTANFWRFVLGAAVLTVLAGRRAERWPRGARELRSVALVGVLLFTVQFGGLYTGMAEGTPAGTTALIGCSSPLLVAAGGAALGWDRLTPRRWAGIGLGVVGVVVTLGDRVGRPPTVAALSWTLLGLLGLSAGTLLQGRLRTSAGPAALAATELTAAAAVMAVWAPLSGSLSIPLTTTAIAAQAWITLVPGIGGPLLFFALIAQRGATRASSLLFLVPAVTALAAWPILGTPVSPTAVPGLALAGLGLWLARRPSSAPSPKTHTRPVLSRLPAARRNQSAAQNVAPSMR
- a CDS encoding NAD(P)H-binding protein, with amino-acid sequence MKIAVAGATGLVGSQVTALARAQGHEVVELARSTGFDLLNPDGRLRGALVGVDAVVDVTSSPSVDGAEAETFFTTVAENLGRAAAAAGVQRTVVLSIVGTDLSPDFGYYVAKVAQEQAYRAHAPGVLIVRATQFHEFAIQAIDWYRQGDVVYALDAPTQPVATAEIAVLLVSAAVGEVAGDVDLAGPKAEHMVDLVERVIERRGLNLKVETAPTPQSMMDGSMLPGPGALLRGPDWQTWFDQQ
- a CDS encoding Rrf2 family transcriptional regulator yields the protein MKLAAGVEWAIHCCVVLSRADGPVSAQRLAEFHGVSRTYLAKSLQALSRAGLVTSTEGRVGGYALDRPAEQISVLDVVLAVEGSEPAFRCTEIRRNGPFGAEPDECVEMCAVAAVMAKAETAWRGALAEVSIADLAAHVAGITPPEQAAAVRAWLTH